From the genome of Nicotiana sylvestris chromosome 2, ASM39365v2, whole genome shotgun sequence, one region includes:
- the LOC138885335 gene encoding uncharacterized protein, which produces MEIYAKAYDVNVWRVIKKGNYPLSVAAQPPTDPEDIDEYTYEKMAVVQINNKVRNLLNNAISGEEYEKISSCDTTKKMWDKLEVTYEGTSKVKETHINMLVHDYELFQMKEGESIEEMFAKFSKIISYLKAFGKPHSSGDQVRKILRSLPPTTWQTKVKTSQEEKKKIIAFKATTEQAENDIDDNPEAFQEEIAMVSRNMDGLMRRYRNARRGRIPPKRTRQYNEEDKNDGKCYECGRFGHVQAECPDLKRKVSRGFYKNESFGSWSDEDSLEHEEIANLCFMTILENDMNKLSGCCTDEDTSDDECKDNN; this is translated from the exons ATGGAAATATATGCAAAGGCTTATGATGTCAACGTCTGGAGAGTTATCAAAAAGGGGAACTACCCTTTGTCGGTTGCTGCTCAACCACCTACTGATCCTGAAgatatagatgaatatacatatGAGAAAATGGCAGTTGTGCAAATTAATAATAAGGTAAGGAATCTACTTAATAATGCTATAAGTGGTGAGGAATATGAGAAAATCTCCAGTTGCGATACAACCAAAAAGATGTGGGATAAACTTGAAGTTACGTATGAAGGAACCAGTAAAGTGAAAGAAACCCATATCAACATGTTGGTTCATGACTACGAACTCTTCCAAATGAAAGAAGGAGAATCCATTGAAGAGATGTTTGCCAAATTTAGTAAAATCATTAGCTATCTAAAAGCTTTTGGCAAACCACACTCAAGTGGTGATCAAGTTAGGAAAATTCTTAGAAGTCTACCACCCACTACTTGGCAGACAAAAGTG AAAACAAgtcaggaagaaaagaaaaaaataattgcTTTCAAGGCCACAACTGAACAAGCAGAAAATGATATTGATGACAATCCTGAAGCTTTTCAAGAAGAAATTGCCATGGTATCAAGGAATATGGATGGTTTAATGAGGAGATACAGGAATGCAAGAAGAGGCAGGATACCACCCAAGCGAACTAGGCAATATAATGAAGAAGacaaaaatgatggaaaatgctatgagtgtggaagaTTTGGGCATGTTCAAGCTGAATGTCCTGATCttaaaagaaaagtttccagaGGTTTTTATAAGAACGAATCATTTGGAAGTTGGAGTGATGAAGACAGTTTAGAACACGAAGAGATAGCAAATCTTTGCTTCATGACAATTCTGGAAAACGACATGAACAAACTCTCGGGGTGTTGTACAGATGAGGACACTTCAGATGATGAATGCAAAGACAACAATTAG
- the LOC138885336 gene encoding uncharacterized protein, whose amino-acid sequence MLSIEIRWPHLRCSFLEECSDNNLISHDLFSQAVKQKKNVSLALIPIEKMTNDNRNQTVLMVTANASASRTTPALASAEKLENFSGIDFKWWQQKMFFYLTTLSLQKFIKEDVPVLPDETPENERFLMTEAWKHSDFLCKNYILRGLEDSLYNVYSNMETSKELWVALERKYKTKDELQVVIQDLLAEGISRINIDVESINFIIFTNKIFIEGLVINETFQVAAMIEKLPHLWKDFKNYLKHKRKEMLLEYLIVRLRIKEDKKAAEKKGCENSTIMGANILEDIPQNNRKKKKDSGPKNNTRKKRFNGNSYNCGKSWTQIYRLSCSK is encoded by the exons ATGTTGTCCATTGAAATACGGTGGCCTCACTTGCGATGTTCCTTCTTGGAAGAGTGCTCCGACAATAACCTTATTAgccatgatcttttctcacaagctgttaagcaaaagaaaaatgtgagccttgctctaataccaattgaaa aaatgacgaATGACAACAGAAACCAAACTGTTCTGATGGTGACTGCCAATGCATCGGCAAGCCGAACAACACCGGCATTGGCATCGGCAGAAAAACTCGAAAATTTTTCTGGGATTGATTTCAAATGGTGGCAacagaagatgttcttctacttgacgaCTTTAAGTCTGCAGAAGTTCattaaggaagatgttcctgttcTGCCCGATGAAACTCCAGAAAATGAGCGCTTTCTCATGactgaggcgtggaagcattctgattttCTATGCAAGAATTACATTCTTAGAGGACTGGAGGATTCTTTGTATAACGTCTATAGTAATATGGAGACATCAAAAGAACTGTGGGTTGCGCTTGAAAGGAAATACAAAACTAAAGAT GAATTGCAAGTGGTTATTCAagatctccttgctgaaggtataagtCGAATCAATATTGATGTTGAAagtattaattttattatttttactaacaaaattttcattgaaggtcttgtcatcaatgaaacATTCCAAGTtgcagcgatgattgagaagttgcctcatttgtggaaggacttcaaaaactacttgaaacacaaacggAAGGAGATGTTGCTTGAAtatctcattgttcggttgagaattAAAGAAGACAAAAAAGCTGCTGAAAAGAAAGGCTGtgaaaactcaacaataatgggagcaaacattCTTGAAGATATTCCTCAAAATaatagaaagaagaagaaggattcTGGACCGAAAAATAACACAAGAAAGAAGCGATTCAACGGAAATTCCTACAATTGTGGGAAAAGCTGGACACAAATCTACAGATTGTCATGCTCCAAataa